One window of Sporanaerobacter acetigenes DSM 13106 genomic DNA carries:
- a CDS encoding ABC transporter permease gives MTVYKYFTKIALRNKGVILTYTLIFFILSILNGSGTIERETSFMEKRLNIGIIDNCNSELSRGLKNYLEKKNDIIDTMPDEEYIKEQIFLETVDAVIIIPEDFDEKVINKENSIKVYNDDRKIESMQIQNQINKFLTFANATYENGEFNLEDLEVALNEEANVELIKPKNKMANEGVANWFKYYYNFTSYVIMAIYISAIGLVMADFKDENIESRMKISSKKFLKFNMEMYLGQLTMASMITLIFIVGSIVLKGKYIGEVNFGKYVLNTVVFSLSALCFTFLINNVTRNKFVINAMATVFSLGTSFISGVMVPQQFLSEKTLMIAKFFPTYYFVRVNEMTVNSFSDMRFEILMQLLFGAVFLLMGLYFSKTAQQA, from the coding sequence ATGACAGTATATAAATATTTTACTAAAATAGCATTGAGAAACAAGGGGGTTATCCTTACTTATACACTTATATTTTTTATTTTATCAATACTAAATGGTTCAGGTACTATTGAAAGAGAAACTAGTTTTATGGAAAAGAGATTAAACATAGGAATAATTGATAATTGCAATAGTGAACTGTCAAGAGGTTTAAAGAATTATTTAGAAAAAAAGAACGATATAATTGACACAATGCCAGATGAAGAATATATAAAGGAACAAATTTTTTTAGAAACAGTAGATGCAGTGATAATAATCCCAGAGGATTTTGATGAAAAAGTTATAAATAAAGAAAACTCTATCAAAGTATATAATGATGATAGAAAAATAGAATCTATGCAAATCCAAAATCAAATCAATAAATTCCTTACATTTGCCAATGCTACCTATGAAAATGGAGAATTTAATTTAGAAGATTTAGAAGTGGCATTAAATGAAGAAGCAAATGTAGAGCTTATAAAGCCTAAAAACAAAATGGCAAATGAAGGGGTGGCCAACTGGTTTAAGTATTATTACAATTTTACCAGTTATGTGATTATGGCTATTTATATTTCAGCAATAGGCCTTGTAATGGCTGATTTCAAAGATGAAAATATAGAAAGCAGAATGAAAATATCTTCTAAGAAATTCTTAAAATTCAATATGGAAATGTATCTGGGACAATTGACAATGGCGAGTATGATTACACTAATATTTATTGTAGGAAGTATTGTATTAAAGGGTAAATACATTGGAGAAGTTAATTTTGGGAAATATGTATTAAATACAGTAGTTTTCTCACTTTCCGCTCTATGTTTTACGTTTTTAATTAATAATGTTACGAGGAATAAATTTGTTATAAATGCAATGGCTACTGTATTTTCTTTAGGAACTTCATTTATATCAGGAGTTATGGTACCACAACAGTTTTTAAGTGAAAAGACTCTTATGATAGCAAAGTTTTTCCCAACTTATTATTTTGTTAGAGTAAATGAAATGACAGTTAATTCTTTTTCAGATATGAGATTTGAAATTTTAATGCAATTGTTGTTTGGTGCAGTATTCTTGTTGATGGGATTATATTTTTCTAAAACAGCTCAACAGGCTTAA
- a CDS encoding ABC transporter ATP-binding protein → MFKIIKELKPFSIFIIIIIVLLLAQAMTDLALPDYMSNIVNVGIQQKGIERAVPDVIRVSEMDKLKIFLTEEENKLVDRNYKLISKENLTKEEYNNYLKKYKALENESLYILDTSNEEDIEKINSFLGKAILSKYGVEKGALKQAMPNLPEGTDPFMALKSLPKEQLDMLKAEMDKQFKDIPQSIVIQSAINYIKLEYEAVGIDMNNIQSNYILSTGGIMLLIALLGMIASVIVGFLGARVSASLGRNLRDKVFKKVTSFSDAEFDNFSTASLITRSTNDIQQVQLFVMLLLRLVFYAPILGVGGVIRALNTNTSMAWIVGVGVVAILILVGTLFAVAMPKFKKVQKFVDKVNLVMRESLNGMMVIRAFNTQQTEEEKFDNANKDLTKTHLFVSRIMTVMMPTMMLIMNGIMLLIIWVGAHEIDKANIQVGDMMAFMQYAMQIIMSFLMISAVSLILPRASVSAQRIGEVLDEEITIKDPESPKQLNDDIEGSIEFKNVCFKYPGAEEYVLKDISFTAKPGETTAFIGSTGSGKSTLINLIPRFYDATSGVILLDGVDIRDMTLHDVREQIGYVPQKGVLFTGTIESNLKYGKNSEVSNEDVLKAIEIAQAKEFVEEKEKGILSEVAQGGTNVSGGQKQRLSIARALAKKPKVLIFDDSFSALDFKTDAELRKAINTEIKNRTMLIVAQRINTIKNAEKIIVLDEGKIVGIGTHRELLTKCEVYKQIALSQLSEEELAYE, encoded by the coding sequence ATGTTCAAGATAATAAAGGAGCTTAAACCATTTAGCATATTTATAATTATAATAATAGTTCTGCTTTTAGCTCAGGCTATGACAGACCTTGCTCTTCCTGATTATATGTCAAATATAGTCAATGTAGGAATACAGCAAAAGGGTATTGAAAGAGCTGTACCTGATGTAATTAGAGTTAGTGAAATGGATAAGTTAAAGATATTTTTAACTGAAGAAGAAAATAAATTGGTTGATAGAAATTATAAACTAATAAGCAAAGAGAATTTAACTAAAGAAGAATATAATAACTATTTAAAGAAGTATAAGGCATTAGAAAATGAAAGTTTATATATACTTGATACTTCAAACGAAGAAGATATTGAGAAGATAAATTCCTTTTTGGGAAAAGCCATACTTAGTAAATATGGTGTAGAAAAAGGTGCACTTAAACAAGCTATGCCAAATTTGCCTGAAGGAACAGATCCTTTTATGGCACTTAAAAGTTTACCTAAAGAGCAATTGGATATGTTAAAAGCTGAAATGGATAAGCAGTTTAAGGATATTCCTCAATCAATAGTAATCCAATCTGCTATAAATTATATAAAGCTTGAATATGAGGCTGTAGGAATAGATATGAACAACATTCAGTCTAATTATATTCTATCTACTGGTGGAATAATGTTACTTATTGCCTTATTGGGAATGATTGCTTCTGTAATTGTAGGATTTTTAGGTGCGAGAGTTTCTGCTTCTCTTGGTAGAAATCTAAGGGATAAGGTGTTTAAAAAGGTTACATCTTTTTCAGATGCAGAGTTTGACAATTTTTCAACTGCATCTCTTATAACTAGAAGTACCAATGATATACAACAAGTGCAATTGTTTGTGATGTTGTTATTGAGGCTAGTATTTTATGCTCCAATACTTGGAGTTGGTGGAGTAATAAGAGCTCTTAATACAAATACCTCTATGGCTTGGATAGTAGGAGTTGGAGTTGTAGCTATACTTATACTTGTGGGAACTCTTTTTGCTGTTGCCATGCCAAAGTTCAAAAAGGTTCAAAAGTTTGTTGATAAGGTAAATCTAGTAATGAGGGAATCTCTTAATGGAATGATGGTAATAAGGGCTTTTAACACACAGCAAACTGAAGAAGAGAAGTTTGATAATGCAAACAAGGATTTAACTAAAACCCATTTATTTGTTTCGAGGATAATGACTGTAATGATGCCAACCATGATGCTTATAATGAATGGTATAATGCTTTTAATAATATGGGTGGGAGCTCATGAAATAGATAAAGCTAATATACAGGTTGGAGATATGATGGCATTTATGCAATATGCAATGCAGATAATTATGTCTTTCCTTATGATATCTGCAGTTTCATTGATACTTCCAAGGGCTTCAGTATCAGCTCAGAGAATAGGTGAAGTATTAGATGAAGAGATTACAATTAAAGATCCTGAAAGTCCAAAACAATTAAATGATGATATAGAAGGGTCAATAGAATTTAAAAATGTTTGCTTTAAATATCCAGGAGCAGAAGAATATGTTCTTAAAGATATATCCTTTACTGCAAAACCTGGAGAGACTACTGCCTTTATAGGAAGTACAGGAAGTGGTAAATCTACACTGATCAATTTAATCCCTAGATTTTATGATGCTACAAGTGGAGTGATTCTTCTTGATGGGGTAGATATTAGAGATATGACTCTTCATGATGTTAGAGAACAAATAGGATATGTTCCTCAAAAGGGAGTATTATTTACTGGAACTATAGAAAGCAATTTAAAATATGGGAAAAATTCCGAAGTAAGTAATGAGGATGTACTAAAAGCTATAGAAATAGCTCAAGCTAAAGAATTTGTTGAGGAAAAGGAAAAAGGAATATTATCTGAGGTAGCCCAAGGTGGAACCAATGTATCTGGAGGTCAAAAACAAAGGCTTTCCATTGCAAGGGCATTGGCTAAGAAACCAAAGGTATTAATATTTGATGATAGTTTTTCAGCTCTTGATTTTAAGACAGATGCTGAACTTAGAAAGGCGATTAATACGGAGATTAAAAATAGAACAATGCTCATAGTAGCTCAGAGAATAAATACGATAAAGAATGCAGAGAAGATTATTGTTTTAGATGAAGGGAAAATAGTAGGAATAGGGACTCATAGGGAATTGTTAACAAAATGTGAAGTTTATAAGCAAATTGCCTTATCACAGCTATCGGAGGAGGAACTTGCATATGAGTAA
- a CDS encoding ABC transporter ATP-binding protein, translated as MSKDNNTNRRPMGPGPKGHGPMAGKFEKPKDFKGTFSKLLNYLKPYKVKLIIVIIFAIGSTIFSIVGPKILGKATTKIFEGLISKVSGGEGIDFSYIKNIILTLIGLYLLSALFSYIQGFIVTGVSQKVSYKLRKEISQKVNRLPLKYFDKVSHGEVLSRVTNDVDTVSQSLNQSLSQIITSATTLVGVLIMMLSISWQMTIVALLILPISMIVVMGVVKRSQRYFKAQQKSLGEVNGHIEEVYGGHNIMKAFNAKEQVISEFEDINNELYDSAWKAQFLSGLMMPIMTFVGNLGYVAVSILGGWLAIKKTIEVGDILSFIQYIRSFTQPITQVAQISNVLQSTMAAAERVFEFLGEEEEATESQTPIKLKEVEGRVTFENVKFGYNEDKIIIKDFSEDISSGQKIAIVGPTGAGKTTIVKLLMRFYDLNGGRILLDGHDIVNFSRSDLRSNFGMVLQDTWLFSGTIMENIRYGRLDATDEEVIRAAKLAHAHRFITTLPDGYDMVINEEANNISQGQKQLLTIARAILSNPKVLILDEATSSVDTRTEILIQKAMANLMKGKTAFIIAHRLSTIRDADLILVMKDGDIVEQGNHEELLAKGGFYYSLYNSQFEDVEVS; from the coding sequence ATGAGTAAAGATAACAATACAAATAGAAGACCAATGGGACCGGGACCAAAGGGTCATGGACCTATGGCTGGAAAGTTTGAAAAGCCAAAGGATTTTAAAGGAACCTTCTCTAAGCTTCTCAACTATTTAAAACCATATAAAGTGAAACTAATCATAGTAATAATATTTGCTATAGGAAGTACTATTTTCTCAATAGTAGGGCCTAAAATACTTGGAAAGGCAACAACTAAGATATTTGAAGGATTGATATCAAAAGTATCTGGCGGTGAAGGAATTGACTTTTCCTATATAAAAAATATAATCTTAACTTTAATAGGATTATATCTATTGTCTGCATTGTTTTCTTATATACAAGGTTTTATAGTGACTGGGGTTTCTCAAAAGGTATCTTACAAATTAAGAAAAGAAATATCACAAAAGGTAAATAGACTACCTCTTAAATATTTTGATAAAGTAAGTCATGGAGAAGTGCTATCTAGAGTTACTAATGATGTGGATACAGTAAGTCAATCATTAAATCAAAGTTTAAGCCAGATAATAACATCAGCTACTACATTAGTAGGTGTACTCATTATGATGTTGTCTATATCTTGGCAGATGACTATTGTTGCACTTTTGATATTACCTATATCAATGATTGTAGTAATGGGAGTAGTTAAGAGAAGTCAAAGATATTTCAAGGCACAGCAAAAGTCCCTTGGGGAAGTTAATGGACATATAGAGGAAGTATATGGTGGACACAATATAATGAAAGCTTTCAATGCTAAGGAACAAGTAATTTCTGAATTTGAAGATATTAATAATGAACTTTATGATTCTGCTTGGAAAGCTCAGTTTTTATCAGGTTTAATGATGCCTATCATGACTTTTGTTGGGAATTTAGGTTATGTTGCAGTTTCAATATTAGGTGGATGGCTTGCTATTAAAAAGACCATAGAGGTAGGAGATATACTTTCCTTTATTCAGTATATAAGAAGCTTTACTCAGCCAATAACTCAAGTGGCTCAAATAAGTAATGTATTGCAATCTACTATGGCCGCTGCTGAAAGGGTATTTGAATTTTTAGGTGAAGAAGAGGAAGCTACAGAATCTCAAACACCTATTAAACTGAAAGAAGTAGAGGGAAGAGTAACTTTTGAAAATGTTAAATTTGGTTACAATGAAGATAAAATTATAATAAAGGATTTTTCAGAAGACATTAGCTCGGGGCAAAAAATTGCCATCGTTGGACCTACTGGAGCAGGAAAGACTACCATAGTTAAACTTCTCATGAGATTTTATGATTTAAATGGTGGTAGAATACTTCTAGATGGTCATGATATAGTGAATTTTTCTAGAAGTGATTTGAGAAGTAATTTTGGTATGGTTTTGCAGGATACATGGCTTTTCAGTGGTACTATAATGGAAAATATAAGATATGGAAGGCTAGATGCGACAGATGAAGAAGTAATAAGAGCAGCAAAATTAGCTCATGCTCATAGATTTATAACCACTTTACCAGATGGATATGATATGGTTATAAACGAAGAGGCAAACAATATATCCCAAGGACAGAAACAGCTTCTTACTATAGCAAGGGCAATTTTATCCAATCCAAAGGTGCTTATATTAGATGAAGCTACATCTTCAGTGGATACTAGAACTGAAATACTTATACAGAAGGCTATGGCAAATCTTATGAAAGGGAAAACAGCTTTTATCATTGCTCATAGACTTTCAACTATAAGAGATGCAGATTTGATATTAGTCATGAAGGATGGAGATATAGTAGAACAGGGTAATCATGAAGAACTTCTAGCAAAGGGTGGATTTTATTATTCACTTTACAATAGCCAGTTTGAAGATGTAGAAGTATCTTAA
- a CDS encoding DMT family transporter translates to MRDKGENIFTKNYIIVLLALLSCLLWGSAFPSIKIGYKLFSIGDDDTFAKIIFAGFRFFLSSMMIFLFCLGTKRTLKVKNSDLRKLVLLGLIQTAIQYTFFYIGLSNTSGTKGSILASTSTFFAVILAHFFYEEDKLDIRKIIGVVLGFIGVSIVNMSGNGIHGGFTFTGDGFVIISSLMGALGGIYTKKIAKDMDPFVVSGYQLFIGSLFLIVAGLLGGERGLVSTPEGYGLLLYLAFISAAAFSMWTILLKYNGVGKISIYKFSIPIFGVFLSYIFLGERLLGTNVLLSIILVSASIILINKEKFIISHDTNKIIFCNMKDKK, encoded by the coding sequence ATGAGAGATAAGGGAGAAAACATATTTACTAAAAATTATATAATAGTTTTATTAGCACTTCTAAGCTGCTTGTTGTGGGGAAGTGCTTTTCCTTCTATCAAAATAGGGTACAAGTTATTTTCTATAGGTGATGATGATACTTTTGCAAAAATAATATTTGCAGGATTTAGATTTTTCTTATCTTCTATGATGATATTTTTATTTTGTCTAGGGACAAAGAGGACACTGAAAGTGAAAAATTCAGATCTACGTAAATTAGTTTTACTGGGTCTAATACAAACTGCAATACAATATACTTTTTTTTATATCGGACTTTCAAATACCAGTGGAACAAAAGGGTCTATACTAGCTAGTACTAGCACATTTTTTGCTGTTATATTGGCGCATTTCTTTTATGAGGAAGATAAATTGGATATAAGGAAAATAATAGGGGTAGTGTTGGGATTTATAGGGGTATCCATTGTAAATATGAGTGGCAATGGTATTCATGGAGGATTTACTTTTACAGGAGATGGATTTGTTATAATTTCAAGTTTAATGGGAGCATTGGGAGGGATATATACTAAAAAAATTGCAAAAGATATGGATCCTTTTGTCGTATCAGGATATCAATTATTTATAGGTTCTTTATTTTTAATAGTGGCAGGACTTTTAGGAGGAGAAAGGGGACTTGTTTCTACTCCAGAAGGCTATGGATTGCTTCTATATTTAGCATTTATATCTGCAGCAGCATTTTCCATGTGGACAATTTTGCTTAAATACAATGGTGTTGGTAAGATTAGTATATATAAGTTCAGCATACCTATATTTGGCGTATTTCTTTCTTACATCTTTCTTGGAGAAAGACTATTGGGAACAAATGTGTTATTGTCAATTATATTAGTTTCAGCAAGTATTATATTGATAAATAAAGAAAAATTTATTATTTCACATGATACAAATAAAATTATTTTTTGCAATATGAAAGATAAAAAATAA
- a CDS encoding MarR family winged helix-turn-helix transcriptional regulator, with protein sequence MKELDKDSLYFIFLEILRLHYYRTHVLLEEVGIYPGQPPMLFILNKEGGQSQSELAEKLQIKPSTITVMLKRMEKEGIVERRKDELDQRITRVYITEKGRKLCDEAIKVMDKVQDECFANITAEEKIILRRLFMQMRDNLNNVLEENGEI encoded by the coding sequence ATGAAAGAGCTAGATAAGGATTCACTATACTTTATATTTTTAGAAATACTGAGACTTCATTATTATCGTACTCATGTACTTCTTGAGGAGGTGGGGATTTATCCTGGTCAACCACCTATGCTTTTTATCTTAAACAAAGAAGGTGGTCAGAGCCAGAGTGAATTGGCAGAAAAACTGCAAATAAAGCCTTCTACTATAACAGTAATGTTGAAAAGAATGGAGAAGGAAGGCATAGTAGAACGCAGGAAAGATGAATTGGATCAGAGGATAACTAGAGTGTATATAACTGAAAAAGGAAGAAAATTGTGTGATGAGGCTATTAAAGTAATGGATAAAGTTCAAGACGAATGTTTTGCAAATATTACAGCAGAAGAAAAGATAATTCTTAGAAGATTATTCATGCAAATGAGAGACAATCTCAACAATGTGCTTGAAGAGAATGGCGAAATTTAG
- a CDS encoding response regulator transcription factor, which yields MANENDSRILIVEDDTNINNYIFESLSVNNYNCKQAFSGTEALIYLGKYDFDIILLDLMLPGISGEQLISEIKNLTDSSIIVISAKDELESKVDVLMLGADDYLTKPFKIEELKARMFVQLRNKNKKVYNKLMKYKNLTLDKSLHKVMIENHEVDLTPQEFKILELLLNFPSRVFSKQDIYDFAWDEYFEGEDKTVNVHISNIRKKFKEYSDEEYIETVWGIGFRLSK from the coding sequence ATGGCTAATGAGAATGATTCAAGAATACTTATTGTAGAAGATGATACAAATATCAATAATTATATTTTTGAAAGTCTTTCAGTTAATAATTATAATTGTAAACAGGCTTTTTCTGGGACAGAAGCTTTGATTTATTTAGGGAAATATGATTTTGATATTATTTTGCTTGATTTAATGCTTCCAGGAATTTCAGGGGAACAATTAATATCAGAAATAAAGAATTTGACGGACTCCTCTATCATTGTTATTTCTGCGAAGGATGAATTGGAAAGCAAAGTCGATGTATTAATGTTAGGAGCAGATGATTATCTCACAAAGCCCTTTAAAATAGAAGAATTAAAGGCTAGAATGTTTGTACAATTAAGAAATAAAAACAAGAAAGTGTATAATAAATTGATGAAATATAAAAATCTGACACTAGATAAATCTTTGCATAAGGTAATGATTGAAAATCATGAAGTGGATTTAACTCCACAAGAATTTAAAATTTTAGAATTATTATTAAACTTTCCCAGTAGAGTGTTTTCAAAGCAAGATATCTATGATTTTGCTTGGGACGAATACTTTGAAGGAGAAGATAAAACAGTAAATGTACATATTAGTAATATAAGAAAAAAATTCAAAGAGTATTCAGATGAAGAATATATAGAAACAGTTTGGGGAATAGGATTTCGGTTAAGCAAATAA
- a CDS encoding sigma-70 family RNA polymerase sigma factor: protein MQDVKEEKCSQELFEQEYRKIDKSLYLVAIGYLHNGEDAKDAVSEAVLSAYQSFNKLKHKQYFKTWLTRIVINECKNSLKKKRYTEELNDNINAFYDMPTDDLEIMDAICKLNPKHTPYITLRFYNDMTYAEVAKTLHQPVSTVRYKTKIALGELKNLLEGDVL, encoded by the coding sequence TTGCAAGATGTAAAAGAGGAGAAGTGTTCACAGGAACTTTTTGAACAGGAATACAGAAAGATAGATAAATCGTTGTATTTGGTCGCAATCGGTTATTTGCACAACGGCGAGGATGCTAAGGACGCCGTTTCGGAAGCGGTGTTATCTGCCTATCAATCATTTAACAAATTAAAACACAAGCAATATTTTAAAACTTGGCTGACGCGTATTGTTATCAATGAGTGTAAGAATTCCTTAAAAAAGAAAAGATATACCGAGGAACTCAACGATAATATAAATGCGTTTTATGATATGCCAACAGATGACCTTGAAATAATGGATGCAATATGTAAATTAAATCCAAAGCATACACCATATATAACATTGCGCTTTTACAATGATATGACCTATGCTGAAGTGGCAAAAACACTCCATCAACCTGTTTCAACCGTGAGGTACAAAACTAAAATTGCATTGGGCGAATTAAAAAATTTATTGGAAGGGGATGTCTTATAG
- a CDS encoding ABC transporter permease: MKRLFRNCVYQGKNLFRDFGFLFWSLIYPLIMAVFFYTAFNGMLDRELEIINVGIESGNPILYVLEEIDFINIHEITDDEIVEKLDNGEIDGYIDEDLNLAVKESGINQTIIKEIIGQIKQMKKLNRPIEKYDFSIDYILDRNQKANPVIIIFYSLIAMVSTYGIFSGIEIVKLIQANMSNIGARINVTPLKKHEFLLAGIVVALILNLFANGILLIFIKYALRLNLFTETKYSTILILMGNLFGIDLGIFIGVSNKKNESVKNAMAVAITLFLSFLSGMMGPNIKIMIDKHAPILSRINPISIITNNLYRINLLGSTKSAREGILLLSFYCIALIFTSYIFLRRKNYDSI; this comes from the coding sequence ATGAAAAGATTATTTAGAAACTGTGTATATCAAGGTAAAAACTTATTTAGGGATTTTGGCTTTTTATTTTGGAGTTTAATATATCCACTCATTATGGCAGTTTTCTTTTATACAGCTTTTAATGGAATGCTAGATAGAGAATTAGAAATTATAAATGTGGGAATAGAAAGTGGAAATCCTATTTTATATGTATTAGAAGAAATAGATTTTATAAATATCCACGAAATTACTGATGATGAAATAGTAGAAAAGTTAGACAATGGAGAAATCGATGGATATATAGATGAAGATTTAAATTTGGCAGTAAAAGAATCTGGGATAAATCAAACTATAATAAAGGAAATAATAGGACAAATAAAGCAGATGAAAAAATTAAACAGGCCTATTGAAAAATATGATTTTTCAATAGATTATATTTTAGATAGAAATCAAAAGGCAAATCCTGTAATAATTATTTTTTATTCACTGATTGCTATGGTTTCAACCTATGGGATTTTTTCCGGTATCGAAATAGTCAAATTAATTCAAGCCAACATGTCCAATATAGGTGCAAGGATCAATGTTACTCCACTTAAAAAACATGAGTTTTTATTGGCAGGGATTGTAGTTGCACTGATACTTAATTTATTTGCCAATGGAATATTGCTTATTTTTATAAAATATGCTTTAAGGCTAAATTTATTCACAGAGACAAAATACAGCACTATTTTGATACTAATGGGGAATTTGTTTGGCATAGATTTAGGAATATTTATAGGTGTGTCCAACAAGAAAAATGAAAGTGTAAAAAATGCAATGGCTGTGGCGATTACATTGTTTTTATCATTTCTATCTGGAATGATGGGACCTAATATAAAAATTATGATTGATAAACATGCACCTATTTTAAGTAGAATAAATCCTATTTCTATCATTACAAACAATCTATATAGGATAAATCTTTTAGGAAGCACTAAGAGTGCAAGAGAAGGAATTCTTCTTTTATCCTTTTATTGCATAGCTTTAATATTTACATCCTATATATTTTTGAGGAGGAAAAACTATGACAGTATATAA
- a CDS encoding cation:proton antiporter domain-containing protein: MAKSLAAILLLGLPANKLFEKFKLPGLLGMLMLGVIIGPYGLNLLQADMINISGDLRKIALIIILLRAGLGINKADLKKVGNSALKMSCIPGLIEGFFIAFASTKFLDFSFVQGGMLGFIIAAVSPAVVVPSMLNLIENNIGTNKGIPTLILAGASIDDVFAITIFSAFLGLYSGAHVNIGVQLLNIPLSILLGIGSGIVIGITMVKIFSKYHIRDTKKVLLILGVSILLTEFENLLKTKIEIASLLGVMTIGFIIVEKMPDLGERLAAKFNKIWVFAEILLFVLVGAQVNIGVALEAGMVGIIVIFIGLIGRSIGVLISLIGTDLNWKERLFCVIAYIPKATVQAAMGAVPLTLGVESGDVILAIAVLSILITAPLGAIGINFSQEKLLEI; encoded by the coding sequence ATGGCAAAAAGCTTAGCAGCAATTTTATTATTAGGATTACCAGCAAATAAATTATTTGAAAAATTTAAGCTGCCAGGATTGTTGGGAATGCTTATGTTAGGAGTGATTATAGGCCCTTATGGTTTGAACTTGCTTCAAGCGGATATGATTAATATATCGGGAGATTTAAGAAAAATTGCTTTAATTATTATTCTATTAAGGGCAGGACTTGGAATCAATAAGGCTGATTTGAAAAAAGTTGGGAATAGCGCATTAAAAATGAGTTGTATACCAGGATTAATAGAAGGGTTTTTTATTGCTTTTGCATCAACAAAATTTTTAGATTTTTCTTTTGTTCAAGGAGGAATGTTAGGATTTATAATTGCAGCAGTTTCTCCTGCTGTTGTAGTACCATCTATGCTAAATTTGATTGAAAATAATATAGGGACAAACAAAGGTATACCAACTTTAATCTTGGCGGGAGCTTCTATAGATGATGTGTTTGCCATTACTATATTTAGCGCTTTTCTAGGACTATACAGTGGGGCTCATGTAAATATTGGAGTACAATTGTTAAACATTCCATTATCAATACTGTTAGGAATTGGATCTGGGATTGTCATTGGAATTACAATGGTGAAAATTTTTAGCAAGTATCATATACGAGATACTAAAAAGGTCTTATTGATACTTGGAGTATCCATTTTACTTACTGAGTTTGAAAATTTGTTAAAGACTAAGATAGAGATAGCATCTCTGTTAGGAGTCATGACTATAGGCTTTATAATAGTAGAAAAAATGCCAGATTTAGGTGAAAGATTAGCAGCAAAGTTCAATAAAATATGGGTTTTTGCAGAAATATTGTTGTTTGTACTAGTAGGTGCTCAGGTAAATATTGGAGTAGCCCTTGAGGCAGGAATGGTAGGTATTATAGTTATATTCATTGGACTAATAGGAAGAAGCATAGGAGTATTGATTTCTCTAATAGGTACAGATTTAAATTGGAAAGAAAGATTATTTTGTGTTATTGCATATATCCCCAAAGCAACTGTACAGGCTGCTATGGGAGCAGTCCCATTGACATTGGGAGTAGAATCAGGAGATGTTATTTTAGCTATAGCAGTATTGTCAATATTGATTACAGCACCTTTAGGAGCAATTGGAATCAACTTTTCCCAAGAAAAGCTATTGGAAATATGA